In one window of Cryptococcus neoformans var. neoformans JEC21 chromosome 7 sequence DNA:
- a CDS encoding expressed protein, with translation MSSWEDSLPQLSRIMAILDGPGEKIRSLPKRKLGLLACGIISVLLLLHAALEYGFTSRDTVPLLEPLASFHDGGSTLKRDSWISQSDYDIVISHYDEDVNMMRESIESVLQRLPSSKSHRVIIYSKGDRNKAGLRELLEVSDEVVAIPNVGREGETYLKHISRHYNTPDTGLAGHTIFMQPHVAWHWVFLPRLENLLKPNTGFMSFGPYINQTCGMDSLNQAFPRMADIYSAFRGDLCPPIPQLATWAGQFVVSKKRILENQLRLYENLREKFHAPPEHWIWKEGWWNSKPSNPTLGHALERSWPVIFDCTDYTKAETCGEGHDKTCQCLD, from the exons ATGAGTTCGTGGGAAGATTCTTTGCCCCAATTGTCACGTATAATGGCGATACTTGATGGACCAGGAGAGAAGATCAGGTCATTACCGAAACGCAAGTTAGGCCTACTAGCATGTGGAATAATAAGTGTATTGCTGCTCCTGCATGCCGCCCTCGAGTATGGATTTACTTCAAGAGATACGGTTCCTTTGTTGGA ACCACTGGCTTCGTTTCACGATGGTGGCAGCACGTTGAAACGTGACTCGTGGATATCGCAAAGCGACTATGATAT TGTTATTTCCCATTACGACGAAGATGTCAATATGATGAGAGAAAGTATTGAGAGCGTTTTGCAACGATTACCTTCCAGCAAATCCCACCGAGTTATCATATATTCAAAAGGAGACCGCAACAAGGCCGGTTTACGAGAGTTATTAGAGGTTTCGGATGAAGTTGTGGCCATCCCTAACGTgggacgagaaggagagactTATCTC AAACATATAAGCCGGCACTACAACACGCCCGATACGGGTCTGGCAGGTCATACCATCTTCATGCAG CCACATGTCGCCTGGCACTGGgtctttcttcctcgtcttgAAAACCTTCTCAAACCCAATACCGGGTTCATGTCTTTTGGCCCTTACATCAACCAAACTTGCGGTATGGACTCTTTAAACCAGGCTTTCCCCCGTATGGCCGACATCTACAGTGCTTTTAGGGGTGATCTCTGTCCTCCTATACCACAGCTT GCCACCTGGGCAGGTCAATTCGTAGTCTCCAAAAAGCGTATCCTCGAAAATCAACTCCGTCTATATGAGAACCTCCGAGAAAAATTTCACGCCCCACCCGAACATTGGAtatggaaggaaggatggtgGAATAGTAAACCTTCAAATCCGACTCTAG GACACGCGCTCGAAAGAAGTTGGCCGGTGATATTTGACTGTACAGATTACACAAAGGCGGAGACTTGCGGCGAAGGGCATGATAAGACGTGCCAGTGTTTAGACTGA
- a CDS encoding L-arabinitol 4-dehydrogenase, putative, giving the protein MTIAATSIPTTKYEAHYDPTKVIQHPEFQTLSEDAPELSDPKLNIACAYNPAHEIHMVKKPRFEPGPGEVTIHVRATGICGSDVHFWKHGHIGPTMIVTDECGAGHESAGEIVAVGEGVAQWQVGDRVAVEAGVPCGLASCDPCRTGRYNACPAVVFFSTPPYHGTLTRYHNHPAAWCHRLADNVSYEEGSLCEPLAVALAGLDRAGVRLGDPIAICGAGPIGLVTLLAAHAAGCTPIVITDLFPSRLEFAKKLLPTVKTVQIEKTAKPEEVAKQIKGAAGMQLSLAFDCTGVESSIRSAIFSVKFGGKVFVIGVGPSEQSYPFGYCSANEIDLQFQYRYNNQYPKAIRLVAGGLVDLKPLVTHRFALKEAVKAFHVAADPSQGAIKVQIRD; this is encoded by the exons ATGACCATTGCGGCTACATCTATCCCTACCACCAAGTACGAGGCGCACTACGACCCCACAAAGGTCATTCAGCATCCCGAGTTCCAAACGCTCAGTGAAGATGCTCCTGAGCTTTCCGACCCCAAGCTCAACATCGCCTGTGCGTACAACCCGGCTCATGAGATCCACATGGTCAAGAAGCCTCGATTCGAGCCCGGTCCTGGTGAAGTGACAATCCACGTCCGTGCCACAGGAATCTGCGG TTCTGACGTTCACTTCTGGAAACACGGCCATATTGGACCTACCATGATTGTCACAGATGAGTGCGGAGCAGGTCATGAATCGGCAGGCGAAATCGTTGCCGTTGGAGAAGGCGTCGCACAATGGCAGGTCGGTGACAGGGTAGCTGTTGAAGCCGGTGTTCCATGCGGTCTCGCCTCATGTGACCCTTGTCGTACCGGTCGTTACAACGCTT GTCCTGctgtcgtcttcttctccacccctcCTTACCATGGTACACTCACTCGATATCACAATCACCCGGCTGCTTGGTGCCACCGTCTCGCCGATAACGTGTCTTATGAAGAAGGATCCCTGTGTGAGCCTCTTGCAGTGGCGCTGGCCGGTCTTGACAGGGCTGGTGTGAGATTGGGGGACCCTATTGCCATTTG CGGGGCGGGCCCTATAGGGTTAGTTACTCTTCTTGCTGCGCATGCTGCAGGTTGTACGCCCATTGTCATCACCgatctcttcccatcccgACTTGAGTTCGCCAAGaagcttcttccaactGTCAAGACTGTACAGATTGAGAAGACTGCAAAGCCCGAAGAGGTTGCGAAGCAGATCAAGGGCGCGGCGGGTATGCAGCTTTCGCTTGCATTTGACTGTACAGGAGTGGAGAGCAGTATCAGATCTGCTATCTTC TCTGTCAAGTTTGGAGGCAAAGTCTTTGTAATTGGTGTCGGACCTTCAGAGCAAAGC TACCCATTCGGCTATTGTAGCGCCAACGAGATCGATCTCCAATTCCAGTACAGGTACAACAATCAA TACCCGAAAGCCATTCGACTCGTCGCTGGCGGGCTTGTCGACCTGAAACCACTTGTCACCCACCGTTTCGCTTTGAAGGAGGCTGTTAAGGCTTTCCACGTCGCCGCTGATCCCTCTCAAGGAGCTATCAAGGTTCAGATCCGTGATTAG
- a CDS encoding ferric-chelate reductase, putative, whose protein sequence is MPLLSRLFSLVWVGLSALPIVLSSDVVQIKPLITDCAGGALDAIGLVSFSDYPEGSASYTAYCASEYWKTSIAITVATYCSGEEITKGWALLQRYCENYGLLTIEDIDFLVAKVDMSNVSTVDVFQRGQEVFNNTILVDKYSWSMGAKTERVWDREMIFHHAFGWTMYLLLGCAIFVGVLNRLVDMYRTHLIVNAGRTMDRSEIPPSNGFFGKVSVYYQKYLGIPALFGHKHVHSYNWFCIPTRLESLLVFTYVAFNIIFSFAGYNLFRENLYWPGSYSLQVARYIADRTAIMSFYNLPILWCLAGRNDVILWVTGWSFSSMNIFHRWIAIVTAFQGIAHSAAWTWIERDAIALMFQEMYWRAGVFATVTMSLMLPFSIKPIREKWYEFFLIAHIVLALATLILLFYHVTVYGTDYNGWLWGCVAVWVFDRFIRIVRVQVLSFKAAAGNNAVMVATGGEKGLIRLSVTSSIRHTPKPGQHYYLYTPMSITPWENHPFTIGSWEANKSSTTLHFLIGTKDGGTRRMRKMVNKAINGQADLRVLTEGPYGHTSPVHRFDNVLFIAGGSGITAALPYLHDLVSRLSVGKCVTKKATLVWVVKNSDYAADVLSKELSLSHGLKGLEIDIQIHITSKTGVAIPLIEEAEGHALAYNDPSPLPSRTIEKSLPSSSSKASLKETLLIGRPEMRAVLQTSISKLVGSETLAVLSCGPGNMMDDMRAAVVDAYGTGEGKVGSSTLEYFEESFSW, encoded by the exons ATGCCTCTTCTTAGTCGCCTATTCTCCCTTGTCTGGGTCGGCCTATCTGCCCTCCCGATCGTCCTTTCAAGTGATGTGGTCCAAATCAAACCATTAATCACAGACTGTGCAGGGGGTGCACTTGACGCTATTGGCCTCGTCAGCTTCTCCGACTATCCGGAGGGCTCTGCTTCCTACACCGCTTATTGTGCGTCCGAATACTGGAAAACATCCATTGCTATCACTGTTGCCACATATTGTTCCGGCGAAGAGATCACCAAAGGCTGGGCTCTACTTCAAAGATATTGTGAGAACTATGGTTTGTTGACGATAGAGGACATTGATTTCCTCGTTGCCAAGGTCGACATGAGCAATGTCTCTACAGTCGACGTTTTCCAAAGGGGGCAAGAGGTTTTTAATAACACTATACTTGTCGATAAGTACTCTTGGTCGATGGGTGCTAAGACTGAG AGAGTATGGGATCGCGAAATGATCTTT CACCACGCTTTCGGTTGGACAATGtacctcctccttggctGTGCCATCTTCGTCGGTGTCCTCAACCGTCTAGTTGACATGTACCGTACCCATCTCATCGTCAACGCTGGTAGAACTATGGACCGTTCCGAAATACCTCCTTCAAACGGTTTTTTTGGAAAGGTCAGTGTGTACTACCAAAAGTACCTCGGCATCCCTGCACTCTTTGGTCACAAGCATGTGCATTCGTATAACTGGTTCTGTATCCCTACCAGGCTTGAGAGTCTCCTT GTGTTCACCTACGTTGCattcaacatcatcttcagcttTGCCGGGTATAACCTCTTCCGAGAAAACTTGTA CTGGCCAGGATCGTACAGTCTTCAAGTGGCAAGGTACATTGCCGATCGAACAGCCATCATGTCCTTCTACAACCTTCCTATCCTCTGGTGCTTGGCGGGTAGGAATGATGTTATCCTTTGGGTCACTGGATGGTCTTTCT CGTCGATGAACATCTTTCACCGATGGATTGCTATCGTCACCGCTTTCCAAGGTATCGCTCATTCTGC AGCTTGGACATGGATCGAGAGAGACGCTATTGCATTGATGTTCCAGGAAATGTACTGGAGGGCGGGTGTCTTT GCTACCGTCACTATGAGCCTTATGCTTCCCTTCTCTATCAAGCCCATTCGTGAGAAGTGGTACGaattcttcctcatcgcGCACATTGTTCTCGCTCTCGCTACTCTGATCTTGCTCTTCTACCATGTTACTGTCTACGGCACCGATTACAATGGATGGTTATGGGGTTGTGTCGCTGTCTGG GTATTCGACCGATTCATCCGTATCGTCCGTGTCCAAgtcctctccttcaaagcTGCAGCGGGAAACAACGCCGTCATGGTCGCGACGGGGGGTGAAAAAGGACTCATTCGTCTTAGCGTCACCAGCTCCATTCGACATACTCCCAAACCTGGCCAACACTACTATCTTTACACCCCCATGTCTATCACCCCGTGGGAGAACCACCCGTTCACTATCGGTAGTTGGGAAGCCAATAAGTCGAGCACTACTTTGCATTTCTTGATCGGTACCAAAGATGGTGGCACGAGACGAATGAGAAAGATGGTTAACAAAGCTATCAATGGTCAAGCCGATTTGCGAGTACTTACTGAAGGTCCGTACGGCCACACTTCCCCTGTTCACCGATTCGATAATGTCCTCTTTATCGCCGGTGGTAGCGGTATCACCGCCGCATTGCCTTATTTGCACGATCTCGTTTCTCGTCTTTCTGTCGGTAAATGCGTCACGAAGAAAGCCACTCTCGTGTGGGTCGTCAAGAACTCTGACTATGCGGCGGATGTTTTGTCCAAAGAGCTGTCGCTATCGCATGGTCTCAAGGGATTGGAAATTGATATTCAGATCCACATCACCTCAAAGACAGGGGTTGCTATACCTCTTAtagaagaagctgaaggcCACGCTTTGGCTTACAATGATCCCTCTCCCTTGCCTTCCCGTACCATCGAAAagtctcttccttcctcttcgtccaaaGCCTCGCTCAAGGAAACATTGCTTATCGGTCGGCCAGAAATGCGCGCCGTTCTTCAAACCTCGATCTCAAAACTTGTAGGCTCTGAGACTCTAGCAGTACTTTCGTGTGGCCCTGGGAACATGATGGACGATATGAGGGCCGCGGTCGTAGACGCGTACGGGACTGGTGAGGGCAAGGTCGGTTCTTCGACGTTGGAGTATTTTGAAGAAAGTTTCTCCTGGTAA
- a CDS encoding ferric-chelate reductase, putative produces MSNVSTVDVFQRGQEVFNNTILVDKYSWSMGAKTERVWDREMIFHHAFGWTMYLLLGCAIFVGVLNRLVDMYRTHLIVNAGRTMDRSEIPPSNGFFGKVSVYYQKYLGIPALFGHKHVHSYNWFCIPTRLESLLVFTYVAFNIIFSFAGYNLFRENLYWPGSYSLQVARYIADRTAIMSFYNLPILWCLAGRNDVILWVTGWSFSSMNIFHRWIAIVTAFQGIAHSAAWTWIERDAIALMFQEMYWRAGVFATVTMSLMLPFSIKPIREKWYEFFLIAHIVLALATLILLFYHVTVYGTDYNGWLWGCVAVWVFDRFIRIVRVQVLSFKAAAGNNAVMVATGGEKGLIRLSVTSSIRHTPKPGQHYYLYTPMSITPWENHPFTIGSWEANKSSTTLHFLIGTKDGGTRRMRKMVNKAINGQADLRVLTEGPYGHTSPVHRFDNVLFIAGGSGITAALPYLHDLVSRLSVGKCVTKKATLVWVVKNSDYAADVLSKELSLSHGLKGLEIDIQIHITSKTGVAIPLIEEAEGHALAYNDPSPLPSRTIEKSLPSSSSKASLKETLLIGRPEMRAVLQTSISKLVGSETLAVLSCGPGNMMDDMRAAVVDAYGTGEGKVGSSTLEYFEESFSW; encoded by the exons ATGAGCAATGTCTCTACAGTCGACGTTTTCCAAAGGGGGCAAGAGGTTTTTAATAACACTATACTTGTCGATAAGTACTCTTGGTCGATGGGTGCTAAGACTGAG AGAGTATGGGATCGCGAAATGATCTTT CACCACGCTTTCGGTTGGACAATGtacctcctccttggctGTGCCATCTTCGTCGGTGTCCTCAACCGTCTAGTTGACATGTACCGTACCCATCTCATCGTCAACGCTGGTAGAACTATGGACCGTTCCGAAATACCTCCTTCAAACGGTTTTTTTGGAAAGGTCAGTGTGTACTACCAAAAGTACCTCGGCATCCCTGCACTCTTTGGTCACAAGCATGTGCATTCGTATAACTGGTTCTGTATCCCTACCAGGCTTGAGAGTCTCCTT GTGTTCACCTACGTTGCattcaacatcatcttcagcttTGCCGGGTATAACCTCTTCCGAGAAAACTTGTA CTGGCCAGGATCGTACAGTCTTCAAGTGGCAAGGTACATTGCCGATCGAACAGCCATCATGTCCTTCTACAACCTTCCTATCCTCTGGTGCTTGGCGGGTAGGAATGATGTTATCCTTTGGGTCACTGGATGGTCTTTCT CGTCGATGAACATCTTTCACCGATGGATTGCTATCGTCACCGCTTTCCAAGGTATCGCTCATTCTGC AGCTTGGACATGGATCGAGAGAGACGCTATTGCATTGATGTTCCAGGAAATGTACTGGAGGGCGGGTGTCTTT GCTACCGTCACTATGAGCCTTATGCTTCCCTTCTCTATCAAGCCCATTCGTGAGAAGTGGTACGaattcttcctcatcgcGCACATTGTTCTCGCTCTCGCTACTCTGATCTTGCTCTTCTACCATGTTACTGTCTACGGCACCGATTACAATGGATGGTTATGGGGTTGTGTCGCTGTCTGG GTATTCGACCGATTCATCCGTATCGTCCGTGTCCAAgtcctctccttcaaagcTGCAGCGGGAAACAACGCCGTCATGGTCGCGACGGGGGGTGAAAAAGGACTCATTCGTCTTAGCGTCACCAGCTCCATTCGACATACTCCCAAACCTGGCCAACACTACTATCTTTACACCCCCATGTCTATCACCCCGTGGGAGAACCACCCGTTCACTATCGGTAGTTGGGAAGCCAATAAGTCGAGCACTACTTTGCATTTCTTGATCGGTACCAAAGATGGTGGCACGAGACGAATGAGAAAGATGGTTAACAAAGCTATCAATGGTCAAGCCGATTTGCGAGTACTTACTGAAGGTCCGTACGGCCACACTTCCCCTGTTCACCGATTCGATAATGTCCTCTTTATCGCCGGTGGTAGCGGTATCACCGCCGCATTGCCTTATTTGCACGATCTCGTTTCTCGTCTTTCTGTCGGTAAATGCGTCACGAAGAAAGCCACTCTCGTGTGGGTCGTCAAGAACTCTGACTATGCGGCGGATGTTTTGTCCAAAGAGCTGTCGCTATCGCATGGTCTCAAGGGATTGGAAATTGATATTCAGATCCACATCACCTCAAAGACAGGGGTTGCTATACCTCTTAtagaagaagctgaaggcCACGCTTTGGCTTACAATGATCCCTCTCCCTTGCCTTCCCGTACCATCGAAAagtctcttccttcctcttcgtccaaaGCCTCGCTCAAGGAAACATTGCTTATCGGTCGGCCAGAAATGCGCGCCGTTCTTCAAACCTCGATCTCAAAACTTGTAGGCTCTGAGACTCTAGCAGTACTTTCGTGTGGCCCTGGGAACATGATGGACGATATGAGGGCCGCGGTCGTAGACGCGTACGGGACTGGTGAGGGCAAGGTCGGTTCTTCGACGTTGGAGTATTTTGAAGAAAGTTTCTCCTGGTAA